A window of Acinetobacter sp. TR3 contains these coding sequences:
- a CDS encoding acyl-CoA synthetase, translated as MVSAYDELPRTPANFVALSPLRYLERAAYIYPHQAAIIHGERQITWQQSYQRCRQFAHQLTQLGIQKNDTVSVLLPNVPAMIEAHFAVPMAGAVLNTLNTRLDAKTIAFMLAHAESKVLLVDPEFRQLAAEALTLISQDIIVIDVFDQEYEGEQIALGQYEYESWLAKGNPEFEWLLPQDEWDAISLNYTSGTTGNPKGVVYHHRGAYLNAASNILACGMKPRAVYLWTLPLFHCNGWCFAWSIAASGGTNICLRRVDPVLIFKYIAEHKVDYFCGAPIVLSMLINTPPEQKTAFEHHVEVMVAGAAPPVAIIEGMRHIGINVNHVYGLTETYGPSALCASQAGWSDLSIQEQAQLHSRQGVPYPLQDSMRVLDPETMQPVPNDGQTMGEIMFRGNIVMKGYLKNPQATEEAFKGGWFHTGDLAVCHPDGYAKITDRSKDIIISGGENISSLEVEDVLYRHPAVLTAAVVAKPDERWQEVPCAFIELKQGASASAEDIIAHCQKELARFKVPKDVVITEIPKTSTGKLQKFILREWAKQRADGSFES; from the coding sequence ATGGTTAGTGCATATGATGAATTACCGAGAACCCCTGCAAATTTTGTTGCCTTATCGCCTTTACGTTATTTAGAACGTGCTGCTTATATTTATCCACACCAAGCCGCAATTATTCATGGGGAACGTCAAATCACATGGCAACAAAGCTATCAACGTTGCCGCCAGTTTGCACATCAGCTCACTCAGTTAGGAATTCAAAAGAATGATACCGTTTCGGTACTCTTGCCGAATGTACCTGCAATGATTGAAGCACATTTTGCTGTACCAATGGCAGGTGCAGTACTCAATACGCTGAATACTCGTCTCGATGCCAAAACCATTGCTTTTATGCTGGCTCATGCCGAGTCCAAAGTCCTTTTGGTCGATCCTGAATTTCGACAACTTGCAGCAGAAGCCTTAACGCTGATCTCTCAAGACATTATTGTAATTGATGTATTTGATCAGGAATACGAAGGTGAGCAAATTGCACTTGGGCAATATGAATATGAATCGTGGTTAGCTAAAGGTAATCCTGAATTTGAATGGCTACTTCCACAAGATGAATGGGATGCGATTAGTCTAAATTATACCTCAGGAACCACAGGCAATCCAAAAGGTGTGGTTTATCACCATCGCGGCGCTTATCTGAATGCAGCCAGTAACATCTTGGCATGCGGTATGAAACCTCGTGCAGTTTATCTATGGACGCTGCCACTATTTCACTGTAATGGTTGGTGTTTTGCATGGTCAATTGCAGCCAGTGGCGGCACCAATATTTGCTTACGTCGAGTTGATCCAGTTTTAATCTTTAAATATATCGCTGAACACAAAGTCGATTATTTCTGTGGCGCACCAATTGTCTTATCCATGTTAATTAACACGCCACCAGAACAAAAGACAGCTTTTGAGCACCATGTTGAAGTGATGGTTGCAGGTGCTGCCCCACCCGTTGCGATTATTGAAGGTATGCGCCATATTGGAATTAATGTTAATCATGTCTATGGTTTGACAGAAACGTATGGTCCATCGGCATTATGTGCTTCGCAAGCAGGATGGAGTGACTTATCTATTCAAGAACAGGCACAACTGCATTCACGTCAAGGTGTTCCTTATCCACTCCAAGACAGTATGCGAGTACTTGATCCTGAAACAATGCAACCCGTACCGAATGATGGGCAAACCATGGGCGAAATTATGTTCCGTGGCAATATTGTGATGAAAGGTTATCTCAAAAATCCACAAGCGACTGAAGAAGCTTTTAAAGGTGGTTGGTTTCATACAGGAGATCTAGCCGTTTGCCATCCTGATGGTTATGCCAAAATTACTGATCGCTCTAAAGATATTATCATTTCAGGTGGCGAAAATATTTCATCGCTCGAAGTCGAAGATGTACTTTACCGCCACCCTGCTGTACTCACCGCCGCAGTGGTCGCAAAACCTGATGAACGTTGGCAAGAAGTGCCTTGTGCTTTTATTGAACTCAAACAAGGTGCATCTGCATCGGCCGAAGACATCATTGCACATTGCCAAAAAGAACTGGCTCGCTTTAAAGTTCCCAAAGATGTCGTCATTACTGAGATTCCAAAAACATCAACAGGGAAATTACAGAAATTTATTTTAAGAGAATGGGCAAAACAACGAGCAGATGGCTCATTTGAAAGTTAA
- the yjgA gene encoding ribosome biogenesis factor YjgA has protein sequence MARGTQQRYTDEDFESLEGRASRTEQKKAVQRMAALGEQLAQLNPKQIQKLPVDERLIDALLEVQKISSFEARRRQFQRVGKLLRNENETTILSYLTPQQGAKKQMQLMRWVDRMIDQGDPIINEFSKVFNASERHTLRQHVLRIHRDIKQQVSEEDLAASKLKFVNYVQQVALLSDQG, from the coding sequence GTGGCACGTGGTACCCAACAACGTTATACAGATGAAGATTTTGAGTCATTAGAAGGGCGTGCGAGTAGAACCGAGCAAAAAAAAGCTGTGCAACGTATGGCTGCTTTAGGTGAGCAATTGGCTCAACTCAATCCAAAACAAATTCAAAAGCTTCCTGTCGATGAGCGTTTGATTGATGCATTACTTGAAGTGCAAAAAATCAGTTCATTTGAAGCACGTCGTCGTCAGTTTCAACGTGTTGGTAAGTTATTGCGTAATGAAAATGAAACCACGATTTTATCTTATTTGACACCGCAACAAGGTGCTAAAAAACAAATGCAATTGATGCGTTGGGTAGATCGGATGATTGATCAAGGTGACCCAATCATTAATGAGTTTAGTAAAGTTTTTAATGCTTCTGAACGCCATACTTTACGTCAGCATGTTTTGCGCATTCATCGAGATATCAAACAGCAGGTGAGTGAAGAAGATCTTGCAGCATCCAAGCTTAAATTTGTGAACTATGTACAGCAAGTCGCCTTGTTATCTGATCAAGGCTAA
- a CDS encoding HPr family phosphocarrier protein, translating into MIDTTIDVINKLGLHARASGKLIEVTTKFSSSIQIGKGDKLVDAKNIMSLLMLGAGKGTTLRLVIDGADEEKALEEIQTLFAAKFYEAE; encoded by the coding sequence ATGATAGACACAACAATTGATGTAATTAATAAACTCGGCTTACATGCGCGCGCATCTGGTAAACTGATTGAAGTGACAACCAAGTTTAGCTCTTCGATACAAATCGGCAAGGGTGATAAATTGGTTGATGCAAAAAATATTATGTCTTTGTTGATGTTAGGTGCTGGTAAAGGCACAACATTAAGATTGGTGATTGATGGTGCTGATGAAGAAAAAGCACTGGAAGAAATTCAAACGCTGTTCGCAGCAAAATTTTATGAGGCAGAGTAA
- the rapZ gene encoding RNase adapter RapZ, translating into MKRILIVTGQSGSGKSSALQVLEDLGYYCIDNLPLALLPEIVAKLDHENNLEQLALGVDIRSTRADMQEFDHVFEQLKKHGTVDIIYLTTQDQDLVARFSSSRRPHPLANRFNSLLQCIQEEKQLLIPIQFRSTVHIDTTGKSVHDLKHILLSRLGQSDKLIVILQSFGYKHGIPLDADYVFDVRHLPNPHWDLELRRLSGLDDPVCQFLESNQQTNEMFTDIYNFLEKWLPAFAEGHRHYMTISVGCTGGQHRSVYIVDRLKRALKAKWTVQILHREMKHWS; encoded by the coding sequence ATGAAGCGTATTCTTATCGTTACAGGACAATCAGGTTCAGGAAAATCATCTGCATTACAGGTGCTTGAAGATTTGGGCTATTATTGTATAGATAATTTACCTTTGGCATTGTTGCCTGAAATTGTAGCTAAACTGGATCATGAAAATAACTTAGAGCAGTTGGCATTAGGTGTGGATATTCGAAGTACTCGTGCGGATATGCAGGAGTTTGACCATGTTTTTGAGCAATTAAAAAAGCATGGTACTGTGGATATCATTTACTTAACCACGCAAGATCAAGATTTGGTTGCACGGTTTAGCTCTTCGCGTAGACCACACCCGTTGGCAAATCGTTTTAATAGCCTGTTGCAATGTATACAGGAAGAAAAGCAACTGCTGATTCCGATACAATTCCGCTCTACGGTGCATATTGATACGACAGGTAAAAGCGTCCATGATCTCAAACATATCTTGCTGTCTCGATTGGGGCAGTCTGATAAGTTGATTGTGATTCTACAATCATTTGGCTATAAACATGGCATTCCGCTTGATGCTGATTATGTGTTTGATGTGCGTCATTTACCGAATCCACATTGGGATTTAGAGTTGCGTCGTCTTTCAGGGTTGGATGATCCTGTATGTCAGTTTTTAGAAAGCAATCAACAAACCAATGAAATGTTTACCGATATTTATAACTTCTTGGAAAAATGGTTGCCTGCTTTTGCAGAAGGACATCGCCACTACATGACCATTTCAGTCGGGTGCACAGGTGGGCAACATCGTTCAGTTTATATCGTGGATAGACTCAAACGAGCTCTTAAGGCAAAATGGACTGTCCAAATCTTACATAGAGAAATGAAGCACTGGTCATGA
- the panC gene encoding pantoate--beta-alanine ligase: MKTETTIQGLTASLAPARTTKKLIGFVPTMGNLHEGHLTLVRAAKKICDVVVVSIFVNPIQFGAGEDFDSYPRTLEQDSRLLADVGCDIIFAPSVDQMYGKQPRLTNIRVSQITNDLCGQSRPGHFDGVAVVVTKLFNIVQPDYAFFGQKDYQQLAVIRQLVQDLNIPLEVIGVPIVRAADGLALSSRNGYLSEEQRSIAPTIYQLLKQAEVALGEGQSLSQVLANISTELTQAGFVVDYVEARQPNLQPIEEFDRDLVLFVAAKLGSTRLIDNLQINFKT; this comes from the coding sequence ATGAAAACAGAAACAACAATACAAGGCTTAACTGCATCATTAGCACCAGCAAGAACAACAAAAAAATTAATTGGTTTTGTGCCAACTATGGGGAATTTGCATGAAGGTCATTTGACTTTGGTGCGCGCTGCAAAAAAAATCTGTGATGTTGTTGTGGTGAGTATTTTTGTCAACCCAATTCAGTTTGGTGCAGGCGAGGATTTTGATAGTTATCCACGTACTTTAGAACAAGATAGTCGTTTGTTAGCAGATGTAGGTTGCGATATTATTTTTGCCCCTTCTGTCGATCAAATGTATGGTAAACAGCCTCGTTTAACCAATATTCGTGTTAGTCAAATTACCAATGATTTATGTGGTCAATCACGACCTGGTCATTTTGATGGTGTTGCAGTTGTTGTAACCAAATTATTCAATATTGTACAACCAGACTATGCTTTTTTTGGGCAAAAAGATTATCAACAATTGGCTGTAATTCGTCAGTTGGTGCAGGATTTAAATATTCCATTAGAAGTCATCGGCGTACCAATTGTACGAGCAGCAGATGGTTTGGCTTTAAGTTCACGCAATGGTTATTTGTCAGAAGAGCAACGAAGTATTGCGCCAACAATTTATCAGTTGTTAAAACAAGCAGAAGTTGCATTGGGAGAGGGGCAATCACTTTCGCAAGTGTTAGCAAATATCTCAACGGAATTGACACAAGCTGGATTTGTTGTGGATTATGTAGAAGCACGTCAGCCTAACTTGCAACCAATTGAAGAGTTTGATCGCGATTTAGTTTTGTTTGTTGCGGCTAAATTGGGCTCGACACGTTTGATTGATAATTTACAAATTAACTTTAAAACATAA
- the panB gene encoding 3-methyl-2-oxobutanoate hydroxymethyltransferase, whose amino-acid sequence MISLSDLRKFKAEGRKFSCLTCYDASMAKAMELAEIDTILIGDSLGMAIQGRDSTLPVTVEDMAYHTAAVRRGNSHALIMTDLPFMSYATLEDGLKNAKAVMQVGAQMVKIEGGAWLSELVQVLTRNGIPVCVHLGLTPQSVHVFGGYKLQARTREAADQLIADCQAVVDAGAAVLLLECVPAQLGKEIAELFPNTPVIGIGAGNETDGQVLVVQDMLGLTFGRVARFVRNFMKEQAGETAIIDAFKSYHAAVQDQSFPAKEHTFQVEL is encoded by the coding sequence ATGATTAGTCTAAGTGACTTAAGAAAATTTAAAGCCGAAGGACGTAAGTTCTCATGTCTCACTTGTTACGATGCAAGTATGGCTAAAGCGATGGAATTGGCTGAAATTGATACGATTTTAATCGGTGATTCTCTAGGCATGGCAATTCAAGGTCGAGATTCTACGCTGCCTGTGACAGTTGAAGATATGGCTTACCATACGGCAGCTGTGCGCCGTGGCAATTCACATGCTTTAATTATGACTGATTTGCCATTTATGAGTTATGCGACGCTTGAAGATGGTCTAAAAAATGCCAAAGCCGTGATGCAAGTAGGCGCACAAATGGTCAAGATTGAAGGCGGTGCGTGGCTTAGTGAATTAGTCCAAGTCTTGACCCGTAATGGTATTCCTGTGTGTGTACATTTAGGTTTAACCCCACAATCGGTACATGTATTTGGTGGTTATAAACTTCAAGCGCGCACACGTGAAGCAGCAGATCAGTTGATTGCCGATTGCCAAGCTGTGGTTGATGCAGGTGCTGCGGTATTATTATTAGAGTGTGTTCCAGCTCAGTTAGGCAAAGAAATTGCTGAACTATTTCCTAATACTCCAGTGATTGGTATTGGTGCGGGCAATGAAACTGATGGACAGGTTTTGGTTGTACAAGACATGCTTGGTTTGACTTTTGGTCGCGTTGCACGTTTTGTGCGTAATTTTATGAAAGAACAAGCGGGGGAAACAGCAATTATCGATGCGTTTAAATCGTATCATGCTGCTGTTCAAGATCAGTCATTTCCAGCGAAAGAACATACTTTTCAAGTTGAGCTCTAA
- the folK gene encoding 2-amino-4-hydroxy-6-hydroxymethyldihydropteridine diphosphokinase: MTTRAYIGLGSNLGDSQQILSEAVVKLASLGSVKVSRLYQSPPMGPQDQPNYLNAVVQLDTTLAPLALLDQLQQFEQDAGRIRVRRWGERTLDLDLLIYGQEQICNERLTVPHVGILERDFVIVPLLDLDAHLQLNGCRLKDLELVQQANLTVIADQSWATA, translated from the coding sequence ATGACGACTCGTGCTTATATTGGTCTTGGTAGCAATTTAGGTGATTCGCAACAGATTCTTAGCGAGGCTGTTGTGAAGCTGGCTAGTTTAGGTTCGGTAAAAGTTTCAAGACTTTATCAAAGTCCGCCAATGGGGCCGCAAGATCAGCCGAATTATTTAAATGCGGTTGTTCAACTCGATACCACACTTGCACCGCTTGCCCTATTAGATCAATTACAACAATTTGAGCAAGATGCAGGACGTATCCGTGTGCGGCGCTGGGGAGAGCGCACGCTTGATCTGGATTTGTTGATCTATGGTCAGGAGCAGATCTGCAATGAACGCTTAACCGTGCCACATGTGGGTATTTTAGAGCGTGATTTTGTGATTGTTCCCTTATTGGATTTAGATGCTCATTTACAGTTGAATGGGTGTCGATTAAAAGATTTAGAACTGGTACAGCAGGCAAATTTAACTGTAATCGCAGACCAGTCTTGGGCAACCGCTTAA
- the pcnB gene encoding polynucleotide adenylyltransferase PcnB yields MQTLRASKCGLSTTQLPSSILDVIDSLTKAGYEAYIVGGGVRDMMLGLNPKDFDAVTNATPAQVKEVFGRRCRIIGRRFELAHVYSGRELIEVATFRAPPKKAVTSASGMILRDNNWGTIEQDFARRDFSINTLYYQPRQAIVLDFCHAVDDIKTRTLRFLGEPAQRFEEDPVRMLRALRFAAKLNFQIDQSIIDVFNVELTQLLRDVSPHRLYDESQKLFTMGHLARVLPMLIEFGVWKQLFAEIPPNLTAFIERAAKNTDQRIQIGKTINPAFFYAVLLWKPFLERCDFYLNKGVVPAEARAQAGLDVLKRQATRTIIPRFAETFIREVWEMQTRLLNPKPQQIEALAGHARFRAGFDFLLLREKSGDSSTEGMGIWWEAYQEMSIDQKEVAIRQYNRQRSKTRRKTVEVDEPKTTEIEPLVNVPEPRSRRAKKERVRADESTSRFIEKATAVSGQINTDHPILKRKRVQRDLAQVVFGPTQ; encoded by the coding sequence TTGCAAACTTTGCGTGCGTCAAAATGTGGTTTGTCCACAACCCAACTCCCTTCTTCAATATTAGATGTGATTGATAGCCTGACGAAAGCTGGCTATGAGGCATATATTGTAGGCGGCGGTGTTCGCGATATGATGTTAGGTCTTAATCCTAAGGATTTTGACGCTGTTACAAATGCAACACCAGCTCAAGTGAAAGAAGTTTTTGGTCGACGTTGCCGAATTATTGGTCGACGTTTCGAATTAGCACATGTTTATTCTGGTCGCGAACTGATTGAAGTCGCAACTTTCCGCGCTCCTCCCAAAAAAGCAGTCACCAGTGCTTCCGGTATGATCCTGCGAGATAATAATTGGGGAACAATTGAGCAAGATTTTGCGCGTCGAGATTTCTCAATTAATACTTTGTATTATCAACCGCGCCAAGCGATCGTGCTAGATTTTTGTCATGCAGTTGATGATATTAAAACCCGTACTTTGCGTTTTTTAGGTGAGCCTGCACAGCGGTTTGAAGAAGACCCTGTGAGAATGTTACGTGCCTTACGTTTTGCTGCGAAACTTAACTTTCAAATTGATCAATCGATTATTGATGTTTTTAATGTTGAGCTGACGCAACTGTTACGTGATGTCTCACCGCATCGTTTATACGATGAGTCTCAAAAATTATTTACTATGGGACATCTTGCACGCGTTTTGCCGATGCTGATTGAGTTTGGGGTTTGGAAGCAATTATTTGCTGAAATTCCTCCAAATCTAACAGCTTTTATCGAACGTGCAGCTAAAAATACTGATCAACGAATTCAAATTGGTAAGACCATTAATCCCGCATTTTTTTATGCAGTATTGTTGTGGAAGCCTTTCTTAGAACGTTGCGATTTTTATTTAAATAAAGGTGTTGTTCCTGCTGAAGCACGTGCCCAAGCTGGTTTAGATGTATTGAAACGTCAAGCCACCCGCACCATTATTCCCCGTTTTGCTGAAACTTTTATTCGTGAAGTGTGGGAAATGCAAACCCGTTTGCTCAATCCAAAGCCACAGCAAATTGAAGCTTTGGCTGGACATGCACGTTTCCGTGCAGGCTTTGACTTCTTGTTGTTACGTGAGAAATCAGGTGATAGCAGTACCGAAGGCATGGGGATTTGGTGGGAAGCTTACCAAGAAATGTCAATCGATCAGAAAGAAGTCGCAATTCGTCAATACAACCGTCAACGTAGTAAAACACGTCGTAAGACAGTTGAAGTTGATGAGCCAAAGACCACTGAGATTGAGCCTTTGGTCAATGTCCCTGAGCCAAGAAGTCGTCGTGCTAAAAAAGAACGTGTGAGAGCCGATGAATCAACTAGCCGTTTTATTGAAAAAGCGACTGCCGTTTCTGGACAAATCAATACAGATCATCCGATTCTCAAGCGTAAACGGGTACAGCGTGATTTAGCCCAAGTTGTTTTTGGACCAACACAATGA
- a CDS encoding ComEA family DNA-binding protein produces MNLPQLRSKHNLFLFIFIYLGCFSSVDAQPFDQSYEKWKAQQQARDQQLAKQPNNNYYLSRPTAQQGSKQVSSSVNIQGDKISLNQANLQQLQTLNGVGEKKAQAIVEYRQKNGGFKTIDELVNVKGIGPKLLEKNKARLGL; encoded by the coding sequence ATGAATTTGCCGCAGCTACGCAGCAAACATAATCTTTTTTTATTCATTTTTATATATTTAGGGTGTTTTTCATCTGTAGATGCGCAGCCATTCGATCAATCCTATGAAAAATGGAAAGCGCAACAACAGGCACGTGATCAGCAATTGGCGAAGCAACCAAACAATAATTATTATTTATCAAGACCCACGGCACAACAAGGTTCAAAGCAAGTTTCATCTTCTGTAAACATTCAAGGAGATAAAATTAGTTTGAACCAAGCAAATTTACAGCAGCTACAAACGTTGAATGGCGTGGGTGAGAAAAAAGCTCAGGCAATTGTTGAATATCGCCAAAAGAATGGTGGTTTTAAAACGATAGATGAGTTGGTCAATGTAAAAGGAATTGGACCCAAATTGCTTGAGAAAAATAAAGCACGCTTAGGATTATAG
- the mazG gene encoding nucleoside triphosphate pyrophosphohydrolase: MEKLLEIMQELRQKCPWDQQQTPNSLTRYAIEEAYEVEEAIRKGDLNEIRNELGDLLLQVVFQSQMYSEQGAFNFHDVVDAISEKLIRRHPHVFQAEKYQNLDSEQVSELWKKIKQQEKQGKAQSRLDAVKHAPALVQAHEIQKKAAQLGFDFETVEDAYGKLNEELEELQQAIKNQKSDEIQEEFGDCLFSLINVGRKLGLSSETALLATIHKFRSRFAYIEQQAQRQDKDLQEMSLAEMDELWEQAKRHLKLQGEIQ; the protein is encoded by the coding sequence ATGGAAAAGTTATTAGAAATTATGCAAGAGTTGCGACAAAAATGCCCATGGGATCAACAACAAACGCCTAATAGCTTGACTCGTTATGCGATCGAAGAAGCTTATGAGGTTGAAGAAGCGATTCGAAAGGGGGATCTCAATGAAATTCGCAACGAGTTAGGTGATTTATTATTACAAGTGGTTTTTCAATCCCAAATGTACAGTGAGCAAGGCGCATTTAACTTTCATGATGTTGTAGATGCGATTAGTGAAAAATTAATTCGTCGTCATCCACATGTATTTCAAGCTGAAAAATATCAAAATTTAGATTCAGAACAAGTCAGTGAATTATGGAAAAAAATTAAGCAGCAAGAAAAACAAGGTAAGGCTCAATCTCGACTAGATGCAGTGAAACATGCGCCAGCTTTGGTACAGGCACATGAAATTCAAAAAAAAGCAGCGCAGTTGGGTTTTGATTTTGAAACAGTTGAAGATGCTTATGGGAAGTTAAATGAGGAATTAGAGGAATTACAACAAGCGATCAAAAATCAAAAAAGTGATGAAATACAAGAAGAGTTTGGCGATTGTCTATTTTCTTTAATCAATGTAGGACGTAAACTTGGTCTGTCGAGTGAGACTGCATTACTGGCAACGATTCATAAATTTAGAAGCCGATTTGCATATATTGAACAACAAGCACAAAGACAAGACAAAGACTTGCAAGAAATGAGTTTGGCAGAAATGGACGAACTCTGGGAGCAAGCAAAAAGACACTTAAAACTTCAGGGGGAAATCCAATGA
- a CDS encoding SDR family oxidoreductase, with the protein MQHSVFISGAAQGIGAEIARIFHRHGYKVGIYDINDEQALRLANELGENAKAGYLDVSNFRQWKIALQDFKNWAGELNILINNAGILYSGAFEETSIQSHHRTVDINIKGVLNGCHAGLPHLEKASFARVINLSSASAIYGQADLASYSASKFAVRGLTEALDVEWQKYNIRVLDVMPLFVQTNMVKNMNAGSIQNIGVDLTPADVAKQVLQLAQQKDHALIPTHTPVGIKTKLMYQLSSISPQFLNRLTNIFLSKR; encoded by the coding sequence ATGCAACATAGCGTATTTATTAGTGGAGCGGCACAAGGAATTGGTGCTGAGATTGCGCGCATCTTTCATCGTCACGGTTATAAAGTCGGTATTTATGATATTAATGATGAGCAAGCGCTTCGTTTAGCCAACGAGCTTGGTGAAAATGCTAAAGCGGGTTATTTAGATGTCAGTAACTTTCGCCAGTGGAAAATAGCACTACAAGATTTTAAAAATTGGGCAGGCGAACTGAATATTTTAATTAACAACGCTGGAATCTTATACTCTGGCGCATTTGAAGAGACGTCAATTCAATCCCATCATCGCACTGTGGATATCAATATCAAAGGGGTTCTGAACGGTTGCCATGCTGGGTTACCCCATCTAGAAAAAGCCAGTTTTGCTCGTGTGATTAATTTATCCTCCGCCTCAGCAATTTATGGACAAGCTGATTTAGCATCGTACTCTGCGAGTAAATTTGCGGTTCGAGGCTTAACAGAAGCCTTAGATGTAGAATGGCAAAAATATAATATTCGCGTACTCGATGTAATGCCTCTATTTGTACAAACCAATATGGTAAAGAATATGAATGCAGGCAGTATTCAAAATATTGGTGTGGATTTAACCCCTGCGGATGTTGCGAAACAAGTCTTACAGTTAGCCCAACAAAAAGATCATGCCCTGATTCCAACTCATACTCCTGTAGGCATAAAAACCAAACTGATGTATCAATTGTCGAGCATCAGTCCACAGTTTTTAAATCGATTGACTAATATTTTCCTATCGAAGCGTTAA